The Drosophila sulfurigaster albostrigata strain 15112-1811.04 chromosome 3, ASM2355843v2, whole genome shotgun sequence genomic sequence CTAcagtaattaaaaattcttagATGTAACTGAAGTGCTTCTGTCTATGCTATTAAGCTATTTCATTTTAAGATTCttgtaaaatcaatttaaaaatgcattaataaaatgtactTAGAAGATTATTCTCTTCCATACtcttaaactattttattgttgaaatccaaaaaagtacaataaaatttacttaGAAGTAACTAAAAATCTTCATTACATTTCAAATCACTTTAATAGCCTTTAATCTCTTTAGAAAACCTTTCCTTCCAAATGCAGTTTATACATCATAAAccgtatactatatatacgaTCGCATCTTCGTCATTCGTTTAATGCATGtttttatactcgtatatcCTCACATTTATGACAACCCAAGAAATGCATCATCTTGCTGCATGAAACCTGATGTTTGGCGCAGTAAATTCTAAAAGCAGTTATAAAACATTTCGTGCGACTTCATTGAGATGCATCTGTAAATAGTTTTGATTTGTGTTcacgatttgttgttgtttgttggctcTGAagtgtttgtgcgtgtgtagatgattctttttttattgtttcgttataaaaaaaaaactccatttatatcattaaatatacatatcgAGTGCTTGAAACGCACTCGACACGAAAAAAATTCAACTCGATGCCACTTCGGTGTAAAGCTCAAGCTATCGAGAGCTGTAGAGAAATTGAGAGAAATATTCGTatgtttgaattttatatttaaattgatataatttaatttgtgttgtgttttctCTTCCGGCACAGATACCACAGAATGTATGGGTATCGGctttcaactttgacaaatcATTTCCAGCTACAATTTCCTCTCGAGTGGCggataaaacacaaaaaaaattaacgtttatcatttttattatgctgAGCGTTgcacttaaaatgcaaatgttgtttatCTCTAATGTATTCACGTATTTCCCTATAGAGACATTATATGACCCAGTTAACTCCAACCTATTCACAAATTTATAGCATACGCACAGGTGAATAACGCCTCTGAGTAagaatttttatgaatgaagTCTAAAGTAGAGTATAAACAAAAGCATTCATTGTACATTGAAAAATCTAAAGCTACAcaatctatttttatttaatttattttttattttatttttgatgatttttcttttttgactTTTGGAATTccacttgatttattttaatttgtaataaattacaaCTTTCAGCTGTggtaaacaatatttatgccTGTGGCCCAGCATCATATGCTCCACCTATTTCGGCTTCAACATATTCGTTGGGCTTCCACTAATGGTTTTTCAATGTTAATGTGCCAAAGCGGGTGAAAAAAAGTGAGAGTCTATCGAAAATGAATTATGAAATGTGAGTCAAGAGTTGAGagttattattgaaatacGAGCACATCGAATctgaattggaattggaaatgAAATTCTCTTCATCGGTCTCTCATCTCTCATCTTTGCTCGCAGCTCAAATGTTGATTGTCATTGCCAGGGGTAAAGCGTCGATGCTtctactatatgtatatggaaaGCTTAGAGCTACAATATGATATATGAATGGGTTATAAAttccgctgttgctgctggcgaaGGTGTCATGAACAGTAGCCGGTTCGATTACCTTTTACCTTAGGTATTGTGGTTAGACTAACGAACGAACGATGAACAAATATTAGATTTCTCGCCTCGGAGGTTAATGATCTTGGCTTAACACACCTTATGTGGTATAAGACCACTGACTGAATTTAGGGATTGTCATAGAGCTCCACAATAGATAATCATGTTtgatattaaatcaatttttgacTCTGTTAAATCTTTGAAAATAGCACAATTTATGTTAAGTGATAGGCAATCAATTTTGCAGATAACATATGTAGAACAGCTTTCGATATTATGTATTTCGGTCAAACACAATTGTTACGCTAATAACACAAGCGAAGCTCCAAATCAAAATTAGTCAATTTGAGTGACAGAATAACACAATTTATGATTGCGATAGCATAAGCCATATTTTATAATGTCAGTGTCCACAGCATTTAGTTGCGACTAGAATGAAATCAGTCTTTGCCATTATGTTTGGACAGCTGCATCattagaaatgcaaatggcaCTGGGCGAAAAAATGGccaaaatttggaaaacaTTTCATGGCAAAACAGACATGAAATTATAGTCAGAAAACGCAAGagtaccacacacacacacagtgtcAGTGCCAGTGCCAGTTTCATTCACACAATTTTGTGGTTTTAACTGTCAAAATTCATCAAAGACCATCAAAAACAATGCACCGTCCTCAAACTCCACCCACTCGAAGGGCTCAGTCAGAACTGACATGAATCAACTCAGCCCAATTTGCCTGCAGGCGAGCGTCAAGCGTGAATTATGACAATGCgttcagaaaaaaaaagagaattaaaAATTAGGGAAAAAGAGTGAAAGCTAGCGATAAGGCTGTGATACGAACACAGCTGGGGGCTCTGCATGTAAATAATTgctgcaaaaatacaaaaataccaaaaaaacacaaaaattaaaaaatgtgtcTGCATAAATTTTGGGAAGGCGAACGCTAGAAagcatttctgtttttttcggATTTTTTCGGCAAGagaacacaaataaaataccaaactaaattagttaattaatgcagcacaaacacaaaggCGAGCAGAGCTGGACGCGGGTCGTCATCAATCATGGGGTGAACCTCAGTCGCTCTCGGTCTTTGGTTTGGGTTCCGGCTCaattgttgtgcgtgtgtcaaaaaatattttgaagcGCCCGCTGTTGGGGCGGGTGAAGTGGGCtcagtgtgagagagagatgctTTCGCTTTCACTCACATTTCGATTGACGTTTTGAATTGCTCACGGGAGGGAAGAAAGACGAAATATTCACCAATTAGATGCCCACATCTGAGAATACGTGCGAGCGACAGGTAAAGTGATTAAGCGCCGCGCTATAACCCAATATTATctataaataccaaaaaggccaaataaattatgcacagGCCaagacagcgacaacgacgacgacgatagCAAACCGCAATGTATCACATTTCGCGCTTTGTGGTTTTTCGTTTGcttgtttgtattttgaattttttctgTTGGGTTGTGTTTTAATACGCCCCTAAGCCGatggcaaacagcaaacatcCATTAGTCGACGAGAGGTATACGTAATAAGaagaaacaaatttgtaaaaaattaaattgaatgacTTCATGTGCCAAGTCGAAATATCAATGCTCTTTATTGTCGAAGGCGCTGAGCTCAACGATGCGAAAttttctatcttttttttgagGCAAtgcgaaattttttttttttttgaagaaatAAGTGcgttatttcttaatttattatataattaatgaaattaaaaataataaataaagactTATTAACTGATTAACCCATAATTATTTCATACATTAGAAATATCACCGAAAACATCAATAAATATCTATATTATAagatttatcatttttatacccgctacccatagggtagaagggtattataactttgtgccggcaggaaatgtatgtaacaggtagaaggaggcatctccgaccctataaagtatatatattcttgatcagcgtcaacagccgagacgatatagccatgtccgtctgtccgtctgtccgtctgtccgtctgtccgtctgtccgtctgtccgtccgtccgtccgtccgtatgaacacctagatctcagagactataagagatagagctataattttttttcgacagcatttgttatgtttgcacgcagatcaagtttgtttcaaatttttgccacgcccacttccgcccccgcaaatcaaaaaaatcgaataacaagtgtaattttaaagctagagctacgaattttggtatatacaataactactgtaatagttatgattcctgaaaatttggttgcgatcagataaaaattgtggaagttattaaggaaatacttttgtatgggaaaaacgcctacttactaggggtctgagttgctttggccgacaatctggcacattgtgccgtctatggtatactttgaatggtgtactatatcgatataccaaatataccatttggtatttttttagtatttttttagtattttcggtatattttgaaaatgataccgcaatattttgcctttattaaaaatgggtagcgggtatctcacagtcgagcacactcgactgtaactttcttacttgttcatTCTCTActtataaataacttaattttgaATACTGTAATAAGTAATCAGCGAATAGATctgttaaattttatttatcataaaaaCTTCAGTTTAAtgctttatgttttgtttCAAGAGAtgatatttgttttaagtGAATAAGTAAATAGAAGTTACAAGTTATACCTTTATAGTTGAATATGTTTAAAGTATGTAAAagttcaaaacaaaacaaaaattaccCCATTTCAATATGTTTTCCCAAATTTTTGTACTTGTCATAATTTGTAGTTAACTAATTTTTCTCTTTCagctgaaaaacaaaattcattatGAATGCTGTCATATTCAGCATGCTTGTTGTTCCTTAGAGTAGCAGGGTTCTCATCTTTGATTGACATATCTAAACGTCTGTTGTCCCCCACGGGCATCGTTTCACAACTTATTCGGAAAAAGAGAACCCTTTGGGGCTTACTCATTTGTCGCACTGACATGATGATGAGAATAGGGGGAGGACGACGTTTCCATTGGGCAGGTGCTCATACGAGTATGAAggcatttgaaatttgcataaaaccaaccaaaaataatataaatgagGGAAAAACTCGctgtgcatttttaattaattaattaaggcGAGTCTTGTCGCTCTGTTCGCCTGGTGCCAATAACGAGACTATCAACGGGCAGTGCTACCAGGTATTTAATATCATTCTTCCTCCCCCTCCGACAGCCATCCAACAATTCTAATCAACGTCATCATCAACACAGAATGAGAGAGCAGAGAAAGCAAAACGCAAATATTTGTACTTGGATTGTGTTGGATTTAGTTTGCGATGgcgctctgtgtgtgtgttagtgtgtgtgtgtttgcatatgcatgaacttaattttaattaatattttattatcttaATTATGCATCGCACCTTGTGGTGTCCGCCTTGTCCGCTCCGTGAGTTGCTGCGCCCTTTTGTCGCCAGTTTAGTTTTCGACCTTTTGCTTAACAAATTATGGccataaataaagtaaacgaGTTAAAAGTGGTTTTGCGTGTAGACAGCCAACAACACAGgccctgtgtgtgtgggggccTTTAGACCGTATTCTGTATTCTGTTGCCTGTTTTCTGTTTCCTGTTTTTTGTCTGCTCTACAGTGTCTGCTCTCGGTCTAGCCACAGTCTGGCGGCGCTTCGCTAATGTCATTTTCATATTGGCTGCGTTTTTTCTTACCTTCTGTCTGTCGGCCAGCGGAAGGGTTAATTTTTTGACAAATGTGCAGAGTGCACTACGCGGTTTTATTTGGTTAATTTCGGCTGATTTATTGGTTTTTATTAGTGCCACTAATTGGCTTAAAGTTAGCTGACTCCAAGGCTACAGTTTATGGCACAAGCAGGTGGTGAGTTTGTTTATTCCTTTGAATTAAGGGTTAAGAGTAAGATTTTGCCTATAAGATAAGCTTAATTCAGCTCATTAAGAAATagttgtaaaaatgtaatttgcattttataaccaaaacaataataaaataaactgaaagTGCAATATAAAGGAAAGAAACGAAGgaaataaacgaaataaagGAAAGACAAATCataatttaaagatatttatttatttcaattagaagttatttttatattcatttaatctACTAGCCTACCGCTTCGAATATAATACCTTGCATTTAAGTGTACTTATGTAAATTATCAACATTtcaaagttttatatttttattattttaatgcaattaatgttaaaatgtaaaaattaaaatgcttctAACGATCTTCAGTACGcattactttaaatattttctctaCAActtagtaatttaaatttaattcataaatgagctaaaaaaaactaaacattaTGCAGTTGTCCTGCATATAAACATGTTAAAAGTATGTTTGCTTCTTGTACATTGCATTCCAACTGATTTCctgcattgttttgcttgtgACAACAAATTCCATTTGCCAAAATTCTCTTTTGTCCCCAATATTTTTGggtaaaaatatttcataattctGCAACGTTGCCGcccaattaaattttgaagttGTGACCAAAACAGAATTTCGCCAGAATAAAGAGACGACATTCGTTGACAATGCTGAAGAGTTTGCCCAGCGATTTAAACGCAAATTCCATGAAAGCAGTCAGCATGTCAACGTGAAGTAAGTGAAGTTCCCGAGCCGAGTCGAGCCTGCTTTTTCGGCCCTATGTCCTGTGtcaagagtgagagagacggCTTagaaaaacatgaaaaatttaaacaagGCGACGGGGCAACGAACACAACGAAGACGAGCTGTGTTTTGTCtgcaacaaaaattgcaagTGACAGGCAATTCATCATTCATTCGGTTTTCGTTGAGTTGACGGCCTggctaactgactgactgactgactggctggaTTCAGtctctggtctggtctggtctggccTGCTCCGATCTGCTCTGTTCTGGGCAGGACTGAGTGACCAACGAGGAGGCGGAGCTGGTTGGCAGCGGCGACTCCTTTTTTGTCTGAGTCGCAGCAATTTTATGGCCGGCAACTTTAAGCACAGCGAATGCTTTGacaatttaatgcatttaaagcTTACACGCGATGGTGATTACAGTGAGTGTAAAGTgttgaaaaattgtttacaagTATTATTACCAAGCACATGActtgttaaaaaaaagtaactatGATTAATACATACTCTTAATTGATTAAGTAGGCAACGCatagtatacaaaaataacaaattaaaaagtaaaaattatttatattttattctaagATATATTCTTAAGATACAATCTTTTGCTCGACAGTAGTATTTAAAAGTCTTCTAAGTTTACCATCATTTTCTTATGTGTatctataaaaaatgaatagaaTTTATATCTAGTTTATAAGACTAATGATATTTAAACTTCTCACTGTACCCTCTTTTGCCCCATTGCAtttgaaagtattttaaatacatatgatatattatttaaatgcgtAGATCATGCatagtatttcaatataaaaatcaaatatagagcctaatttattaatatatattaatttatgataattgattttcagatttttttttttgccccacagtgacattttaaaatactcttAAGGTATCGCCATTAAATCATTTCTACCTCtgaacaatttataatataatatttaaatatagagctaattttattcatattttaatttaatgtcatCTTCCAaagatatttcaaatttatggcTTCACTCACTTTCGCCCCACTGTGGCCTTGGCTAGTGttggaattttaaattgttttaatgcataCGTTGAGCAGCAGATAACCACGCCCCCTGCCGTTCCACAGCCCACTAGAGATGATGTCGTCAAAGTCCCAGCTCGCCTCCCAGTCTCAGTggcagtctcagtctctgtccAAGTTCCCAGTCCAGTTCTGTCCATTGGGTCCCAAGTTGGCGGCCGCCCGCTGCCCCATTCGGTTGCCCTTCAAGGATCAATCAATTTTTTAGCACAACTCGGGCTGATGAAGTGCTGCCGTTGGGAGATGGCCTGTTTAATATTCAGCGAGTGGCATTGCCAAGCGCGACGAGCAAACTGCACCAATTTGGAGCTGCctggctgcttggctggctgtctgtctgtctgactgtctggcTGGATGCATTTCATCGCTCATCGTGATGCAgttcataaattttttaaacgtTCGcctgcaaaacaaacaagctGCCAGCGTGAGGGCAGCATCGAAAATTTATTCATTGCGACCAAGACACACGCAtgtaatcaatttttattttagaatctCCCAGCGCGTCGCTGGGGCAGGTGCAAAAGTTCCTTGGCTCCTCTACGTCGCAGCACTTCGCTAGACTATTACGGGCATAATTGGATTATAcacagtttcagttcagtgCAGTTCAGTTGGGTTTGGTTCGCTTCGAGACGAAGCGGTTCACTTGGTACGCCAAGGACTTTGCACACATTGCGCACATTAAGCTGAATGCATTTTTACCATCTTCGCCGAGTTTGTTGTGTCTGGTTTTGGGTCTGGGAATGTCTGGACCGATGGTCTGCTCTGCCTTTGCTCTGGTCTGGCATTTTTAACGAGCGCATCGTCTGAGCTCCGAACTGCAGTCATTTGCACTATCCGCTCTCTGCTCTTAAATGACACAGGGCGGGGTACAACAGACTGGGGAATTGCCACCGCTGATGCGTGTGGCAGTTGAGTTGCGAAGTGTGCGCCATAAAACGGTTAAAAGTAAGCCAGTTTGCGAGTTTAAAATGCAGCTGCCCATCCCGAAAAATTGCATCCTTCTTTGCCCAGAGTGTCCATTGTCCAGTCTATTGCTCCCAGCCCATTGTGTTAATCCCCACTTAACCTTGAGCTCAAACTATACGAGTTTGCAAGTGTTATTCCCTAGAGATGATGATGCTGCCAATACACGACTTACGAATTCCTGTGGGTGTTTCACAGGACACCGAAAGGATTGTCTTTATAAATACTTCGGACTAAAGTGCAATAATATGAATTGAAGTTgtgcagcaaataaaataattcttatataagattataaataaataattgaaccAATACTGTTAATATTAagtgtatattttattcactttttaaaaGGGAAAagacaatatttattttacaaaatatatttttgaaatagatatttattgtttagtttatttagGTACCTTcctatattaaattttactttactAAGGtcgaaagtaaataaaattcaaaaaattgataataaactTACTTATagtaaattaacttaaatatatGCTTGCAACAATAAAGTattgttaattatttcattaattactggtattttaatagttttatatatgtacatatatagctgaattattattttctacaaaattatttttactaaGTATGAAgctatatttaattacatCACAGGAATCGACTCATCTGTCAAAAgcttttttcttaaaattagtTAAACTACATTTAACTCTGTTTAAACCTTCATCATGCTTCACTATTTAACACAGTGgattgaaaattttgttggaGGGAAAAGCAAGCCACTTTACTGTCTGCTGTATGGACGCGATGAGGAACAAAGCATCTGGATTTCACCGATGCGTTATCTGAGCAGCTTCCTGATCGGCGTCCTGCTATCCTATTTGCTGGGTCTGCTGGTGTCACTCAACAACAGTTTGAGCATCCTCTACCAGAATCTGCTGGTCGAGGTTCCAGTTGTTACCTTGTTCCTGCTGCTCAACGGCCTCTCCTTTATGCTAAGTCGTAATGTGCGTGCGGTGACATTGCTGATATTTGCATCGATTGCTGACAAAGCCGGACATAAGTATTTGCGAGCGGTGGCCTTTGGTTTTCTGATTACGGGTCCCATTGCCAATCTGGCGGCAAATGCCGGCGAGGTGGCACGAGTCTTTGCCTGCAGCACAACGCTGACGTACAATCTGACTAAGACACGCTTCGATCTGATTGCCAAACCCTTTACGAACACACTGCAGCACATGAAAAGCGACATTGTTGAGATACAAGACACCTTCAAGGAGCTGCAAGTGATTCTCAATGATCTTAAGCTGGGTTTGAGCAGCGATGATGATAGATTCAGTTACTACAAGCATTTAAGAACTGCTGACAATTCGACGGGGAAACAATCTAAGAACTTTAGTTTTAATTCACAACTGCCCAAAGCAGCCGAAATTCAGCTGCAATTTGTGAGGAAAATGGGAAATCGCtgcaagcagcagctggaCAGTGGTCACGAGGTGTGTGAGGAGGTGTTTAGCCAAGGCTTTCGCAAGTGTGCCACAAATTTTCCCAACTGGTTGGCCAATGCCATTTGCTGGCCATATCGCATCGATATTATATGCAAAGTAAACATGTTTGGCAATCCCGATAAAGTTTGCGATGCCTCAAAGGTAGgtagaaaattcaaattagcaattttttatattaaagatAATTTTGCATAGTTTGTGCCATCTGACTTTGGTCAGAACTATGTCAAGTTGCTGCAGACGGAACAGGAACTTTATGGCAATAGTTCCAATATTCAAATCACCTACAAATTGCAGAATTCATCAACTGCAGCTCAATTGCGTAGTGCTCAGCAGACATCGCAGGAATTCCTCAAGGATTTTGAGCAGAGGCGACGCATTTTCAATGCTGTCATGGAGATCATTGATAAATTCATGTGGTTGTTTATCTTCTATTTGATTTGGTCAGCTGCGAATTACAATTGGAATTATCGCTGCGTTATTGACTTTGACAACTTTTATATAACGGACTATTTCAAGCACGTCGATGCGCGTCGCAAGCGAATGAATGAGGGTTCACTTTTGCCCCTGCGCAGCTTGGAGAAATCGAGAATTGTGGATCTTCAGGATGTTTGCAGTCGCACTGTGGCCGAATCCAGTCAGCAGAGCAATCATATACTACAGTTTCTACTAGAAATATTGCCCactgtattatttttattgttggaTCGCATGGTTGTGAATATGCTGAACATCATTAATCATCGCTCATTGATCTCCTATGAACAGGAGGGAGAACATGAAGTTCGATTTCGCgtgagtttctttttttttttggcattatttcAGGCACaatatgatttcattttaaaggCAATATTGTGTTGCTTTTCAGATCAATGGCACCGGCTTGATGGCGCGTCTATTGCGCACCACCATGAAGAACTTTAATATCCACGAACGTGTCTCCACCTTCCTCACCAACGAGGAGTGTCTTCCTGTGCCACACAAGCTGCCCCTTACATTCTACGTGAAACTAATTGCATTATACGCTCTGATCATATTGCTTATACATCAGAACATTTTTATATCACGTATGCGTCCAGTGATCTGTAATTATTTCTACTACAAGCGGGAAAAGCAACGgactctctttctctacgGTTCGCTACTGCGCAATCGTGCCACATATCTGCATGATATGCGCCAAACAGCTGAGCAAAATTTGGCCACGCGGCACTCGCAAGGGCAACTCAATATATTCCTAATGCTGCGCCTGGGATATCCACAAAAATTCGGCTGGCTGACGTATTTCCAATGTGCTAAACGCAAGTGTCTAATCTGTAGTTGCGTTGAGAACGACAGGTTTGTCATCTGCAAGTATTGTGAGTATCCATATTGTCGCAACTGCAGTCGAGACATGACCTTTGTCTGCATCTTCTGTGAACAGTTGATGTCTCGACAAAAGGCGAATGAAAACACCGTAGAGTTTTCCACCAAAGAACGTACAAGCAACAATTAGGAATTTACATAgtaatttttgtaatagaatttgcaatttgcaataaaatggaaaatgcgcTTTTCAACACAGATAATTATGATGGATATTATCTTTGCTATTTACTGGGAAAAATgagttatttttaaagccataaaacatttattaaacatCTACTAAAGTCTCCTTTCTCCAATCATGTGCTACTGCTTTTTactgaaattgtttaatttattaactccttaactaaaattatatttatgtatgttaaaCACTTATAAATTCTACATACATTTCGCTTTGGACATTCACAACTCTCTTACTTAAGAATTTCATTCCTTTCTACGACTCGTAATGGGATCGTTGCGATAATTGTCCATTTTCCAGTCTGCAGAACTTAATTCTCAGTAGTTTTGCGAGCTCACTCCGCACTCAGTTCTATTCTTTCATTTTAAGTGTCTTCAAATTGCCCTGCAGCTCTGTCTGGCATTTTGTCTGCCGTGTGTTTTGGCAACATTTCCTCATACAACCAAGTTTTGCTTTCCATGCTTTTAACCATTAGAGGGCAACCTTtttatctgtctctctctctctcttcctctcagTCTTTGCTTTATGCTGAAGTCCTGTGCCTGCCTAATATAATTATGCACATGTCTAGGGTTCCAGGGGCTGaagttgcttgttgcttgttgctttttgctgttgcctgttttGCCCGTTGTTGTCCTTAGACAAACTTTAGCCAGGCATTAAGCAGCCCCTTTTGCTGATTCGATTATGTCTGCTGAAATTTCAGCACTACCATGAACTACcactgagcagcagcagcaacaggattaagttgcaaaattgttaattaaaaataataaaaacgctAATTGAAGAAATGCCTACAGCCAAAACGACGAAGAAAGAGCTAACAAACTTTTTCGGGAAGCTCAGGGAAATTGTCTAGACATGCGCTGAGAATGGAGGCGGAAATTTCTGAGATGCACTTTGGCAAAACAGTTGCAACTTGCGAGACTCAGAATGAGACTGAGCTGCtctttgttttaatattcatgCGGGCAGCACTCTAGCATGTAgttttgtgggcgtggcacaccTTAGCAGCCAGCCGCCCGCCCTTCTgcttacaataaaataattatgcaaacaaaagcagcaagcGAAAGGCAAAGGTGGAGATTCCACTGAAGATAGCAAAGCGGCAGATGAAGGTGGAGGTGGAGACGGAGACTCAGGCAAGGCGGCAACCACAGACATCTGCGTTTGCATTTTCCGTGTCGTTCCATTGAAATTTCACACATTTCACCAGACCACCGAAAAATGGTAAATAGGgggggcaaaaaaaaacatgcgCAAAATTTTCTTACgaaaaacaaataccaaaGAGAGTGCGACATCGTCAGCATCGGAGACGT encodes the following:
- the LOC133843866 gene encoding protein sneaky is translated as MLHYLTQWIENFVGGKSKPLYCLLYGRDEEQSIWISPMRYLSSFLIGVLLSYLLGLLVSLNNSLSILYQNLLVEVPVVTLFLLLNGLSFMLSRNVRAVTLLIFASIADKAGHKYLRAVAFGFLITGPIANLAANAGEVARVFACSTTLTYNLTKTRFDLIAKPFTNTLQHMKSDIVEIQDTFKELQVILNDLKLGLSSDDDRFSYYKHLRTADNSTGKQSKNFSFNSQLPKAAEIQLQFVRKMGNRCKQQLDSGHEVCEEVFSQGFRKCATNFPNWLANAICWPYRIDIICKVNMFGNPDKVCDASKFVPSDFGQNYVKLLQTEQELYGNSSNIQITYKLQNSSTAAQLRSAQQTSQEFLKDFEQRRRIFNAVMEIIDKFMWLFIFYLIWSAANYNWNYRCVIDFDNFYITDYFKHVDARRKRMNEGSLLPLRSLEKSRIVDLQDVCSRTVAESSQQSNHILQFLLEILPTVLFLLLDRMVVNMLNIINHRSLISYEQEGEHEVRFRINGTGLMARLLRTTMKNFNIHERVSTFLTNEECLPVPHKLPLTFYVKLIALYALIILLIHQNIFISRMRPVICNYFYYKREKQRTLFLYGSLLRNRATYLHDMRQTAEQNLATRHSQGQLNIFLMLRLGYPQKFGWLTYFQCAKRKCLICSCVENDRFVICKYCEYPYCRNCSRDMTFVCIFCEQLMSRQKANENTVEFSTKERTSNN